CCCGGTAGTGCTGTTATTCTTCTGTAGCGGTCGGTATTGAAAATGTCTGTACAACTCAATGTGAGGGCCAGGTTCTTTTCTTTCAGAAAATCTTTTTTCAGCGCCAGGTCTATACTGCTGGTGCTACTGGTTTTACCTTGTGGTATTATCTGTGGGGCTTCATACGATGCTGATAATTGCAGCGTCATATCCTGTGGCAGCTTTGCATCTGAACTGAGCTTCGCAAACCAGCTAAATCCACTGTTGTCGAGTACAGATCCTATATGGGTATCCGTGATCCGGGTATCAAAAAAGTTCAGGTTGGTTGTCAGGTTCCACCACGTGGTAATGGGATTTTTAAAGATCAGTTCTGCGCCATAGGTGTTGCTGTGATCGGCATTGATATAGGTGGTCAGCAGGGTATCAGGTGCAATGGGATAGGTGTAGGTTGTGATGGGATGCTGAATATTGCGCAGGTAAGCGGTGGCAATGAGTGTGGATTTACCAAACGATTTATTATAAGAGAATTCCAGCAGATTAGTAAATGCTGATTGCAATGCAGTATTGCCTTTGAACAGATTTTGTGGATTGGAGTAATCAATTCTTGGCGTGATTTCATCAAAGGCCGGCCTGGTGACCCGCCTGGAATAATTGAGATGCAATTCCTGTTCGGCTCCCAATTGCCGGGTAAGAAAGAAGCTTGGAAAGAGGCCGGGATTATGGTACGCTATCCTGATGCCGCTGTCTGGCATCATACCGGTATAATCATACTGTTCAAAACGTAATCCGGCTATATAACTGAACTTGCCATAGCTATCGCTGAAATTACCATAGGCGCTGTATGTTGGATCTTTATAGTTGAAATCATAGGTACCTTGCTTATTCACCAGGTAGTCGCTGGTGTGATGGTCATAATCCTGCAGGAGGCTTTGATTACGATCTTTGTGCCAGGTGATCTTTACACCGGTTTCCAGTTTAGCTTTATTCTCTTTGAACGTATTGGTATAATCTGATTGCAGTATAACGGTATGCCCCTTAAACCCGCCACTGGATTGTTGTAACACGGGATTGCCCAGGGAGGCGCCTTGCGGATCCTGGTACTGCATATGATAGCTCCCATCTACCGGTCCCTTATATTTTTCTACACTGAAATCAGCGGTTAACTTTTCTCCCTGTTTACGGAATTGATATGCATAGCTGAGAGCAGCCTGCCCGAAACGGAAATTTTCTGTATTGCCGGTATGACGGATCGCACCTGAATCTGCCAACGCTGCTTTGTTGAGGTAATAGCTCTGCTGGTTGTTATAGGTCCTGAAATCACCGCCGCCATACGTGCCGGTCAGCGAAAAGGTATGTTGTTTATTGGGTTCGTAATCGAGGGTAAACTTCCCTTTCCTGAATGGGCCTTTGGTGACACTTTCAGCTTGCTGCTGTAAAGCCGTACCATCTGAAAGATTGTTCCTGTAAAGCGTTTCACGGTGTTTGCCCTGGTGACCATGTTCCAGGAAATTGACATTGAACCGGAAGTCTCCTTTTGAAATATTGAAGTCCCCATAAAGGTTATGCTCCGGTATGGTTGTCCAGTTGGCATTCACGGAACCGTACATACCAGCTTTGCTATTTTTTTTGGAAATAATATTAATAATACCGCCGCTGCCATCTGCATCATATTTAGCAGAAGGGTTCGTAATGATCTCAATGGAGGCCACCTGGTCTGCCGGTATTTGTTCAAGGGTGAGATTCGTCCGCTTGCCGTCCAGCAGCAGGGTGGGAGTGCTGTTACGCAAGGTTATCTTTCCGGAATTGATTGTTACGCCGGGTATCTGCCGGAACACCTCTGACACGGTACCTCCTTTTGCATTCAGGTTGCTGGCAACGTTGAATACCTTTTTATCCGGCATTACCTGGTAGGACTCTTTTTGCGCGGTGACGGTAATGCCCTGCAGGTCTGTAAAGGCCGGTGCAATACTAACAGAACCGATATCTGTTGTTGCTTGTTTCTTTACCTCAAACACCAGCTGCTTTGTCCTGTAGCCAATGAAGCTGATGGATAATGTATTTTCCCGGCCAGGTAAGGTGGTACATTTTATATGGAACGCTCCCTTGTCTGATGTGGTACCGATCCCTATAACGCTATCTTTTTCGTTTCTCCATTGCAGTGTAACACCTGGAACAGGATCACCGGAAACGGAATCTACAACGCTCCCATGTATATAGTTTGCCCCGCTTTGAGCGAGGCTTTGAAAGGAAAGGATGAGGATGAATAT
The Chitinophaga sp. MM2321 DNA segment above includes these coding regions:
- a CDS encoding TonB-dependent receptor domain-containing protein, with translation MKFIVAQIFILILSFQSLAQSGANYIHGSVVDSVSGDPVPGVTLQWRNEKDSVIGIGTTSDKGAFHIKCTTLPGRENTLSISFIGYRTKQLVFEVKKQATTDIGSVSIAPAFTDLQGITVTAQKESYQVMPDKKVFNVASNLNAKGGTVSEVFRQIPGVTINSGKITLRNSTPTLLLDGKRTNLTLEQIPADQVASIEIITNPSAKYDADGSGGIINIISKKNSKAGMYGSVNANWTTIPEHNLYGDFNISKGDFRFNVNFLEHGHQGKHRETLYRNNLSDGTALQQQAESVTKGPFRKGKFTLDYEPNKQHTFSLTGTYGGGDFRTYNNQQSYYLNKAALADSGAIRHTGNTENFRFGQAALSYAYQFRKQGEKLTADFSVEKYKGPVDGSYHMQYQDPQGASLGNPVLQQSSGGFKGHTVILQSDYTNTFKENKAKLETGVKITWHKDRNQSLLQDYDHHTSDYLVNKQGTYDFNYKDPTYSAYGNFSDSYGKFSYIAGLRFEQYDYTGMMPDSGIRIAYHNPGLFPSFFLTRQLGAEQELHLNYSRRVTRPAFDEITPRIDYSNPQNLFKGNTALQSAFTNLLEFSYNKSFGKSTLIATAYLRNIQHPITTYTYPIAPDTLLTTYINADHSNTYGAELIFKNPITTWWNLTTNLNFFDTRITDTHIGSVLDNSGFSWFAKLSSDAKLPQDMTLQLSASYEAPQIIPQGKTSSTSSIDLALKKDFLKEKNLALTLSCTDIFNTDRYRRITALPGTFQQDFLQKYTTRVFKINVNYRFGRANGKEIQHKKIETNYSKQ